The sequence ACACTGGAATATATTTCTGACAAATTGGATCATGGTTTGGTTGACACAAGCATTATCCCAACGCAAGTATACCACACACGAGCAAACCCAATGCATAAGTAAGCCCAACTTGCATTTCCCCGCCCGTTCCTGGCTCCCCAGTGCGCACTCATATGAAAATGAGCAAGTATTCAATCAACTGACCAAGACTAAGAAACACAAGTAAAACTCATTTTTTCCAACAGAAAACAAGGTGAGTTTAAAATCCTTATAATAGTAAGCGTCAAGGATGTTCTATCCATCATAAGAGACACATTAAGGAACCATGAATGTACTCGAAGAGATTGGCAACATAAGTTGTTGAACTTGGAAGCAAAGATAACATCACTGTATTGTTGTATTTCTTTATCCCACCTCTGCAGTTGGTAGAATTTATTATAAGTTGAGTCCATTCTTatttatctcataaaaatattaaTGAGTATATACTATACGATAACTACTTACATATTCTTTCAAAAATTGAAGTGTTAAACACATGCATTCAGTATCCTTGCCTATTATAAGAGTACATGGCATGTTCCATCAACATGCCTTTTTCCCATAGTTTTTTGGATAGCAGTCCCGGGTGGTAGCCGTGTTCTTTAAGGAAACTACAATTTTATAGCTGAAACTCTTAAAGGATGGCTGAATCAAAGCACCAATGATATCTCTCAAAGTGGTTGGTTTAATATGACCTTAGTAGTTACTTGGAGTATTTGAAAAGAAAGAAGCTCTCTTCCTCTCTCAATCCTAAAGTTACTGCAAGGAAAGCAATTAACTCAGACATCTATCTTGAACAACTTGGGAATAATTAGTTCCATAATATAACTAGTGTTCAAAGAACTATGCAATCTTCTCCACGTTGGAAGCCACCAATACACCCCTACGTTACTATAGATTGTGATGCATCATTTGATCCAAATAGTGGACTAACCGGTGTTAGTTTGAATTTACATGATTTTGCAAGAAGATGGTGGGATTGATGTGCCAAATTGTATGCAGGGATAACAGACACGGAACATGCAGAATGTCTAGCCTTTCTCGACCCAGTTAGTTGGAGCAGAATGTTGCAGATTACTCACATTATAATTGAATCTTGTCTTAAAGACATTGCGGGTTACATCAATAATTCATCTCCAACAATTACCTGGGAAAATATAGTCATCTTGTTTGATTCTATCCATAATATTATATCTTTCCATCACAAAAAAAAAGTCTTATATTTTGCCAACACTGGAAAAGTAGTTTCATTCGTAGATCATGTAAGTAGTTAAATCCAGTAGAAGGTTTAGAGTCGCGAGTCTGGTTGGAAAGACCTCCTAGTATCTTCGGGAGACAGTTGTTATTGCTTTACTGAACAACATCAACAATTTAAGACAAAAAAGGTAAGTTATTgctttctggaaaaaaaaagtaTAAGTGCCACTCTttcagaataaataaataaaaaagtatAAATGCGACtctttcagaataataaagtttgtgggcatccaactcaaaactaattggcGATGAGTGGAGTAGCCCTTCCAGAATATATTCAATGTTTATTAATGGGATATTAGCAATGTGGGATTATTATCCTTCACACGCTTCCTCACTGTAGAGCATTCTATGTGGGCCTCTAACACGTGGACCAGTGTTGTATGGATGACCGTTAGCGCATACGGGCCCGACTCTGATACCAAGTCAAAGTTTATGggaatccaactcaaaaccaattgacaataagTGGAGTggtccttccatattatattcaaCGTTTATTATGGGATATTAGCAATGTGAGACTATTATCTTTGGGAGCCGGACAACATCCACTTTTTTGCacttcttttttttaaaaaaaaaacagaagctaTGAATGCCACTCTTTctaaataaaatacaaaaaagtATAAATGCCACTCTTTTAGAATAATTATTCCAGTTTTGGGTGGTATCCCAATTACCGTAAGAGTTCTTTTCAATGTAAACTTGGATCATGAAAATGCATTCATTGAACTTAATTAAGCTTACGGTTTGGTGCATGTGGCAGTTTGCAAAGGGTTAGTTTGTAATCACTTCATCACGAATCATGTGAAGAAGAGTTGAAACTAAAAATCCCTACGGCCAGGGTAATGCAATCGCCGGAGGACAATGCTACAAGCCCATAGAAGTTGAAACGATACACAAGAGTCTTGTGACAAGACACATGATGTATCACACAACCCAAATCTCAGACATTAAGAAGTTGAAACGATACACAAGACGCATGATGTATTACAACCCAAATCTCAAACATTAATTGCGACAACTAATAAAAGCAAAAAGTTACATATAGTGTAAATAACAATGGAACTGAGCAGCAGAAAGGATATGGCACCGAGCAATTTTTAGATTCCCCTGTTTCATTCAACCCTAGATATAGTGATCCGTACATCCAATCCTAGAATACATTTAAAAGGTACCAAAGGCGAAAGCTAAAGCCCCAAAGCAAGCAACATTACATCCCACAGCTGGTCATACCCTAATGACGACATATATACAGTGCTAATAAGGAAGAAACTGATGTTTTGAATCAACTCTTTATTCAGTTAAATAGCTATCCAAACTTGTTGAGCTGAAGATGTTCGATCCAGTGATAGGCGATCCAGTTGGTGAAACGTACAGTTGGTATCTGATGAACCTCTGATGCAGAACAAAACAGTTTtcaggaacttcatcaaaaaaaaaaaaaaacacacaacacGAAATCATACTCATATAaataagacattaatatgtaaaCCAGGGTTATGAAGCATACAGAAAGCTGTGAGACAATCTCACGGTTACTGTCCACATGCCAATCTGGTTCTAATTGCTGAATGAAAGACATCCTCCCATTTTCAGTACTACAAAAGAGAACCTGCATAAGTATTTGTTGACGAATTATTAAGTTGAGGGAACAATCAAGTGGATTTAAAACATCAGCAGATAGCGTACAACGCACGCTGAGCAAACTCATGTCAAATTTTATAGTTAATTGCTATCACGACAATTGTAAGTCAATAAGTACAAGCCTGCCTGAAGAACATACAAATTTATACTGGTTTAGTTATGACCCAGGTACTAAAAATATATCCACTTTCAAGAAGCTCAAAATCACATAAATACATACCTTGTCTCTTGTCAAACAACCAGCTTCAAAAAGACCAGCGTTCTCCAGAGCCAAGAGAACTCTTTCCTGAAACCATTACGTGATTCCTTTAAGATTTGAAACAAAATATTGCTTCACATGGGAATGGCCAAGCCTATTAGTCATAAACTACACATGCGCAAATagtcaaaagaaaaaatattccctgcactgCAGCAACTATTGCACTACTTATACATTGAGCGCATCCAACATACTAAAAGTTCATAACGATGTTAAGAAATCCTTATAAACAACAAAGCAACAACTGAGATTTACGTCAGGTCTAACTTTGCGCGACACACTATGGTTTTCAGACTTGCAGCATTTTCACGCCTATTTGGTTAATTCTAAAACGCATATAGGGTTTCGGCATTCTCTTTAATAATACTTAACTATGTTAAACAGAAAATGGTTCCCCACGGAAAAAAACAAGAGTCCTCCCATGAAACTGAGAATACAGATGAAGCAAAAGAGTGTATCTCATATCAGACATTTAATTATTGGACAAACATTCCAACCACATAGCAACAAATGTACACAAATTAACTCAAACGTACACAAAACATGCAACACAACTATAGCATATTGTGATTCTTAAACCATACCGAGGAAAATTAATAAATCCTTAGATTCTGCTGCGTTATAAATGCTTACCCCACTTTCGTCATCAATTATTCTATCCATCAGATAGACATCACAAGTTTTGCTGATTTCCCACAGAACTTCCACCACAGAGGACCTCACGGTTGCATGCTCCTGCAAGAAGATAATAGAATGGTTTTCAAGAGATGAGTAAAAACGCATCCACTAACTTTTCTTCCCTTTTTAATGGAAAATGCATCCATTTACCAACCTTTAGTTCTTCAGGAGTCTCCTCCTCCAGAATTACACCAAGCAGTTGGCAAGTTATCTGCTTAAAAATAGATGTAGCAAATTATAAATAAATTTGAAAGACCCATAACATAAAATCCAAGAGTGTATCAGAATGTAATCAATTGTTATTTTTCCAGTGTATGAAATTTAATACAAATGGATCGTATTATCCTAGCCAACAGATAGTGCAGTAATTCAATAAGATCAATGCACTTTTCTGTTTGTAAAGCCGTCTTTACATTAATTGCTTTTCTTTGTTAATGCTGCCAGAAGCGTCATTGACTTCAATGATCAGTTTTATTAACAACTGTCCAGCCACTTAGTTGGTTGGGCACCTATCCCCTCTCCTTAGAAATCATGGGTTCGAACTTCCAAGCTATTCTACAGATAACATAGTCCTTATAGTGTGGAATGAATCTTAATCACCTTGTTACATCCCAGGACAAATCCAAATCCAGGCAATAAACAGACTTACTAGTCAACTAGGTTTTCAGGGGTAGGGTGCTCTTTGATGCATGAGAAACACACACTTTAGGGGAAGTGGTAATGTAGCTCAGCTAGATAGAGAAAAGGACTGCAAATCCTTGTGCCAGTGATTCAAATCTAACTTTAAGCTGGTTTTCCTGGTAAGAGTGACGAGTCATGACCATATGATTATTTCAACAGCAACGAGATCAGTTACTGAACCAAGCTTAAGAAGCATAGACAATAGTTCATCATAAGAAATTGAAAACAGACTTTTCACTCACAAATGTTGGCAAGGGCTTTCCATATAATTTGTACGGAAAACCTTTATGTGGCTATACCCACTCGATCATGCTGGACCTACATAAGATGATGGAAGGGATAACTTTGGTTGAGGGCGATCTACTCTTGTGTTCATCATAACCAAAAGTTAGCCACCAATTCTAGCCTGATTAAGAACCaaatgaaaatcaattttgatgcaCAGCTTGTTGTAACTGTTGATTTTGTATCATTTGGTTAGATTAATTGCACCTTGATATGAACAACATCTTATAACGTAAGCTCTCGGATCTCAGGTGTGAgacggaaaaaaaataaaaggctTTTAGTATTAATTTGGATTGAGGAAAATCTAATGAATCCAGCAATTTTCCGTTCTTTCTAGATCAATTGGCGTTTATGTTCCATTTACCCTGACCTTTAGGTCATTTACAGAAGCTGCAAAGGATGACCATTGATAAGAATGACTTCGTCAGTGTATAGATCACCCTTAAGAGAATTTTATCTTTCTTAAAATTGGAGATCTAACTCTAATGACCGTTCCCTTGTTTGTATTTCAACTCTAGTTATACCTTAAAAAGATATAACTAACTGAGGCCACATCGGCAGCACTTAACCGCATAAGGCTGCTTTATGCCCATTACTCTCTAGCTGATGAGATCAGCCTCATATAGCAAGTAACCCTCTCGTATGGTCTTATATTCCATGTTAGTGTGGCGAAATGGTAGAATAGAAACATTGGTTTATcgatgtttctttttcttcttaaacaACATCATTAGACATCTTAGTTCCTCGTGCGTTGGAGATATGAGAATTAATGGAAATACAGAAACATTCAAGTACATACCTTTCGGCTTCCATGTAGCTTCTTCCGCACAAGCTCTCCAAGTGTCAACTACAACAGAAAGAAAAAGTGTTAGGTTACTGCATATGTACTTATGTAGGAGTTGGGAATTCCATATCTCCAACAGAAAAAAAACAGTTGGCATCAATACCTTCAGGGGAGGATGTAACTCGTCAATTCTGTCTAGTTCAGTGGAATAGGAAACTCTGCTTGAGTAACTGAAGAGGAAGCATTCCTCGGATCTGAAGAACCTACTGGTTTCCTTTGATTTATTCTTGGTTTTTTAGATGGTTTCAAGAACTTCCAAGTAAAAATAATAGCCAACGCGAATCCAGCAATAGCTCCAAGTGAACCTGAACTCTGAAACACAAATTTCCATCAAAAGAATCAAAACCACATTACTTGGATTCATGCCGTACCATTGCATGTAACTGCAAGCCGCATCTGTTTTGTCTCTGTGAATATACCTAACTGCTCATTCATTTTCCTGTTAATTCTCCCAGAACAATTCTAAATGGGGGTAAAATTTTTGCAATCTTTGTATGCTATATTATCACCACAGGCCTAAATGTCAGCTAGAAACAATTAATACGAAATAATTAAAACGCCAAAAAGTGATTGTATATCAACAGAGCGATCAATTAATTCCCAATCTTAGTACTGCAAAGGACAATTTAACAATGCCTGCAGAATATCCAAATAATAGAAGTTCTTAATAAGGTAAATGCAATGTAGACAATACATAAAAGGTCACCGTCTAGGGCGTTCTAACCTAGCAGATGATCTCTATCTAAAtataaaaaacaacaaccaaattAAACTTAAGAATAGAATTTTCTGCATTTCCGTCTATGATAAGTATATAAGATTTAATTAATTCACTCACTGATCAAACTCAATTTATCCAAGAACTTGAATTTTCTAGGATACATGCTCTTGTGAAAAGAATCAATTACCTTGTACTTGGTCAGAACCAACAGAACCTCGGCAACTTTACGATTGAGTTGATTTCCAATTCTTCTGACAAGTTGTAAAAACTGTTGGGTGAAAGAATCCGACATTGTTTAAACACCAAAACTCAAAATCAGTACTAGAACTTTAATCCACTATCAGCTGAGCTTGGAAACCTAGACTATTAATCGAACTCAATTTCGAAACCCAAAGAAGATAATGTTTCTGAACTTTTCGTGTCAGCGGTGGAACCGGAAGAACAGAGAAAACGGTTTCTCTGACACCAattttccaatttctagatcCAGCGTTTTATTACTCGAAGTTAGGTACCTCTTTGTTGTCCATGTTTGGGGTAATTCCTATGGGATGGTTGTTCCTACGTCAGGGACGGACCCGGAAGGATAAATTTTCTTTTAAGGCCCGGACTAGAAGTCTTGGTCGAGCAGAATTCTAGTAGTATTTTTTTTTGGCTTGTGGACTGGGAAGGTTATCCGGGCTAAAACCCCTTTAGCCCAGTGATAGGTCCGCTCCTGCGCTACAGTGAAATGGGCAAACATAAAAAAACTGATGGGCTAACAAATGAATTTGAGGATTTTCCCGTTCCGGCTTATCAAGAGATGCGTGCCTCTATCCCCGCCGCACGACTGTACAAGAAACGTCAGCCGCCTAATTTATGCCACGTGGTTTAGACTAAGTTCTACGGGCGAGATTAACATAAAAgtgttgcagttcaaaaaaaaTGTGGTTTATTTGTTAACACTAATTTTCTCTCATAGCATGTGCTCGCAgttgaactagcagcgagattgaatgGTTCAGCACTAAAAAAGCTACCTtttcgctgaatgattcagcgttgggcgatttttttttgatctgatggctgagatttAAAGCCCCAAACCAAATAGCGCTaggctgacgtggactgctaatctagctgctagactagcactcccataggacttaggaggtagtcctaactgacgtggactgctaatctagctgctaggtTAGCAACCATAGGACTAAGCCTTAAGTTCAACTATTGACATGTTTACTCTAGTCACGCGACCTAATTTTCACCGCCCAA comes from Papaver somniferum cultivar HN1 chromosome 7, ASM357369v1, whole genome shotgun sequence and encodes:
- the LOC113295119 gene encoding peroxisome biogenesis protein 22-like encodes the protein MSDSFTQQFLQLVRRIGNQLNRKVAEVLLVLTKYKNKSKETSRFFRSEECFLFSYSSRVSYSTELDRIDELHPPLKLTLGELVRKKLHGSRKITCQLLGVILEEETPEELKEHATVRSSVVEVLWEISKTCDVYLMDRIIDDESGERVLLALENAGLFEAGCLTRDKVLFCSTENGRMSFIQQLEPDWHVDSNREIVSQLSRFIRYQLYVSPTGSPITGSNIFSSTSLDSYLTE